A genomic segment from Streptomyces sp. NBC_01233 encodes:
- a CDS encoding DsbA family oxidoreductase, whose amino-acid sequence MAPFVHACPWCYIGKARFTKGLAGFAHRDEVEVVFRSFELDPGGAKGVTAPVVEMLAKKYGRTLDEARGMEEHVAASARAEGLAYRTDGRDHGNTFDIHRLLHLAGARGRQEELLDLAYQANFGEERSVFDPEVLVALAVEAGLEEAEARAVLADDSAYAAEVRVDEREAAELGANAVPFFVLDRRYGISGGQPAEVFTRALEQAWAGREIEEPAVGAEACEPDGACAVPQT is encoded by the coding sequence ATGGCTCCGTTCGTCCACGCCTGCCCCTGGTGCTACATCGGCAAGGCCCGTTTCACGAAGGGACTGGCCGGGTTCGCGCACCGTGACGAGGTGGAGGTCGTGTTCCGGTCCTTCGAGCTCGACCCGGGCGGTGCCAAGGGGGTCACCGCTCCCGTCGTGGAGATGCTCGCCAAGAAGTACGGCCGCACCCTCGACGAGGCGCGCGGCATGGAGGAGCACGTCGCGGCCAGCGCCCGCGCCGAGGGGCTGGCGTACCGGACCGACGGCCGCGACCACGGCAACACCTTCGACATCCACCGACTGCTGCACCTCGCCGGTGCCCGCGGCCGGCAGGAGGAACTGCTCGACCTCGCCTACCAGGCCAACTTCGGCGAGGAGCGCTCCGTCTTCGACCCCGAGGTGCTGGTCGCGCTCGCCGTCGAGGCCGGGCTGGAGGAGGCCGAGGCGCGCGCCGTGCTCGCCGACGACTCCGCCTACGCCGCCGAGGTCCGGGTCGACGAGCGCGAGGCCGCCGAGCTGGGCGCCAACGCCGTGCCGTTCTTCGTCCTCGACCGCCGCTACGGAATCTCCGGCGGGCAGCCGGCCGAGGTGTTCACCCGGGCCCTGGAGCAGGCGTGGGCCGGACGCGAGATCGAGGAGCCGGCCGTCGGGGCCGAGGCGTGCGAGCCCGACGGGGCCTGCGCCGTCCCGCAGACATAA